The following nucleotide sequence is from Azoarcus sp. CIB.
GGAAACGGGGTCCTGATCCAGAACGCGGTGATCCTGAACGTCGAAGTGAATTGACGAGGCGGCGATGAACGTCCGCGCGTGGTTCTCCGTCCTCATGTTGCCCTGCTGCCTGCTCGAGCCCGCCCTCGCAGATTCGTCAAGGATACTGGGCCCCGCGGGGAACAGTTACGCGGTACCGGTGACGAGCCTCAAGGGCGCGCGCTTTGTCTCGACGCTTCGCCAGCAATATGATTTCAGTTGCGGTTCGGCCGCGGTCGCGACCTTGCTGACGCATCATTACGACCTGAAAGTCGACGAAGTCGAGGTCTTCAAATACATGTTCGAACGCGGAGACCAGGCGAAGATTCAGCGCGAGGGCTTTTCCATGCTCGACATGAAGCTCTTTCTCGACGGCAAGGGCTTCCGCGCCGAAGGTGTGCGCGTATCGCTCGACCAACTGGCCGAGGCCGGTGTGCCGGCGATCGCGCTGGTCAAGGAGAACGGATATTCGCATTTTGTCGTCGTGAAGGGCGTGCGGCCGAACGGGGTGGTTATCGGCGACCCTGCCTTGGGCACGCGTGTGCTTCGCCGCCACGACTTCGAGAAGTTCTGGACAAACGGCATCCTGCTCGTGATCAACAACAGGGTCGATCTCGCGCACTTCAATCGCGAGCGGGACTGGCAGGTACGACCGGCAGCGCCACTCGGCAGCGGGGTTCGGGGGGCGAACAGCATGGACGTTCAGATGCTCCGTCCCGGTCCGATGGACCATTGAGAGAACGACCATGATCGCGTTGCGGCCGGGACGAGTTGCCAGACTGATCGCCTGCGCCGCAGTGGCGGCAGGAGTTCCTCGGCTCGCCATGCCGGTTCAGCAGGACGCACTCCAATCCGGGCGCTTCGAACAAGTGGCCGAACAGGTTCCGCAGCCTGCAGCGGCGTTGCAACACCCGGGATTGATCCCGGCACCGCAGGGTGCGGATCGGATCGAGCGCGCATCACCCGGCGCGCGAGCCCCCGATCAGGCCGCATCCGGTGGCCTAGCCGGGATCAATTCCCCGGGTGCAGGAGATTCGCTCCTGTTTCCCAGCGTGACCGTGCTCGATGACGAGGTGATGGATGGCCTGAGGGGGGGATTCGAGACACCCGGCGGCCTGATGCTGTCCTTCGGCATCGAGCGTCTCGTTTATATCAACGGCGAGTTGCTGAGCACGACCAGCCTGAACGTTGCGGATCTCGGCACGCTGGTCGGCGGAAGCGCGGAAGCCGCGAAGGCGCTGACGGTGGGCAGCACTGTCGGCCTGATCCAGAACGGGCCGAACAACACCTTCGATGCGAGCATGATCTCGTCCGGTGCCTTCGCGACGGTGATCCAGAACACCCTGAACGACCAGACGATACTGTCCGTCACGACCATCAACGCCACGGTGAACAGCATGGACATGCTGCAGGCCAACCGTATCGGCGACTCGCTCAGAAGCACGGTTAACAGCGCGCTTTTCAGATAGGCCTGCTCCGGACATTCCGGCAGCCCGCCCGAGGGCAAGCTGCCGAAGGCCTTGCCTCAGAGCTGGAGCGGCATGCGCAGGGTCAACTGGAGGTCGGGCGCGTCCTCGGTGAGCCCTGCGCCGATCGTCAGATTTAGCGTATTGCCCGAATTGAGCCGGTAGGAGTAGCCGAGCAGCAAGGTTCCCAATTGCGCGCGGATCGAAGTCGTCGGCCGCCGCCCGCCTACCCTGACCTTGCCTACGGACAGGTGATCGTAGCCGATGCTGAACGACGATCGGTCGTTCAGCGCGAGGCCCATGCCGAAGTTGAAGCCAACCGCCCCGCCCGGCTCCACTTTCCCCAGATCGAGATCCCCGTCGTTGGTCTTCTGCTTGACGTTGTCGCGCGCAAAGCTGTGCTGATAGCTCACGCCGCCAAAAAACACCACCGGGTCGGACGGCAGGAGCACGGTGAGTCCTGGCTGGACCGTATAGAAGCCGGACCCGGTCGGCATCTCGGTCTGCAGGCCGGTGCCGGTGGTGCCGCGCAGCGTGCGGTCGACCTTGACCTCGAAGGGGTCCTTGCCGGTGCGCGTCTTGAACCGCAGCGAGGCGATGTAGTACGGATCCTCCGCGCCCCCATCGTTGAGCTGATAGCGGCCGGTGAATTCGATGTCTCCAAGGCCGTGGCCATCAACGTCGAACGAGGTATCGGCGGCGGCGCCGGCGCCGACCGGCCGGCTGACGCTGGTATCGGTTCGGTATACATAGGGAATCTTGGCTTCGAGCTCGAAGCGGTTGGTGATGCCGCGGCGCACGGTCAGTGCGCCGATGAAGGTGTCGCTCTTCACCTCGCGCACGTCGATCAGGCCGATCACGATCGCCGGGATAATCGTGTATCCGACCAGCGCGACGCGATTGCTGGATGAGTGGGCGTACTGCAGCGAAGGTTCGACCAACCACTTGCCCGGCGGCGTCAGGACACCGGGTTGCTCGAAGATCGGTGCG
It contains:
- a CDS encoding C39 family peptidase, whose product is MNVRAWFSVLMLPCCLLEPALADSSRILGPAGNSYAVPVTSLKGARFVSTLRQQYDFSCGSAAVATLLTHHYDLKVDEVEVFKYMFERGDQAKIQREGFSMLDMKLFLDGKGFRAEGVRVSLDQLAEAGVPAIALVKENGYSHFVVVKGVRPNGVVIGDPALGTRVLRRHDFEKFWTNGILLVINNRVDLAHFNRERDWQVRPAAPLGSGVRGANSMDVQMLRPGPMDH
- a CDS encoding acetate kinase; translation: MVEYEKCGGIMKALAHRQGRMLGCSLAGLVIATCGSAAHADEGSFKASMAALKERIDEQTRQIEALKRDLAQQQMLIDGMQRTRDIGEVRGRGTVSAGAVAAPSATPPDPVSAPRPPQQLAQAPKPVGQAPERPKENRPPAVAPIFEQPGVLTPPGKWLVEPSLQYAHSSSNRVALVGYTIIPAIVIGLIDVREVKSDTFIGALTVRRGITNRFELEAKIPYVYRTDTSVSRPVGAGAAADTSFDVDGHGLGDIEFTGRYQLNDGGAEDPYYIASLRFKTRTGKDPFEVKVDRTLRGTTGTGLQTEMPTGSGFYTVQPGLTVLLPSDPVVFFGGVSYQHSFARDNVKQKTNDGDLDLGKVEPGGAVGFNFGMGLALNDRSSFSIGYDHLSVGKVRVGGRRPTTSIRAQLGTLLLGYSYRLNSGNTLNLTIGAGLTEDAPDLQLTLRMPLQL